The genomic segment GTCAAGtacgcagcagcagcagcagcagcgcTGGTGCTGGCGGTTACCGTCGCCGCGGCTGTCGCAGCCGAACAGTCGGCAGCGCCGTCCGCTGAACAGCATCCGCAGCACCAGAACAGCGGCGCCGACGGCGGCGACGTGTCCTGGACCGAAGTGATCGCGTGCTACAAGCAGCCTCAAGCGGCCATCGGGTGCCTGGAGTCGCGCATGAGCCGCGCCATGGTGTCGATGCGCGACACGGCCGTCGGACTGGCCCACAGCGATCCGGACGCCGCGGCCGAGGACGTGGCCGGCGTCGGCGATCTGGTCCAACAGATCGGCGAGTTCATCACGTACGGCATGTCCAGCTACTTCCGCGGCGGCAGCAGCGACGAAGACGAAACCGCGGCACAGTCAGCCGGCGGGTCGCCCGTCAACGCGCCGAAAGACCTCGACGAAGGTGAGTGGCTGtctcccatattattattaatatttattttattattattatcatcgtacaCATCTACTTGTCATTGCGCGCACACCGTTAGCCgaataaatgtgttattttaCCATAACGACACTCGAGAGTCGAACTCCGCAATAATGCTCCGTCGAACCGTTTTGCCCGGAACACCGCGATGACGGGCATACAAATCGCCAACTGCCCGACGGTAATTTTTCCGAGTTTCGTTCACTCGCCCCGCAACAGGTGCCGATTATATGCGgatatcgatataatatgtatcaatcgTTTCCATACAGGTAGTAGGTACCGGATATATCGTTTACTCcgatcttataatattatacgtcttatgataataattattgacattgaACTGCGCGGTTCGAGTTATGACTTTCCGACCGGCGTTTACCTGCACATCACCGACCGCACTTACACCAAACGATGtacctataaacaatttattacaattttattgttatccaACCCACACTCAATTTGGTGGCCAGTTTGTAAAAGGATTGTTTTAGGCACAAACTGGACATGAATCATAACATCGTGAGTTTACCGACAAAACAGAACATTTACATTACTATAATCGGACGTCACGCCGACGTCAATTAATACCTACCAACTCTTTtcattaatacctacctacccttTTCATAATTACCTTCCTCTCGTCGATTCGCTCAAATATGCACAGGTACAGTCGTTTGTTTAATCGGTTTTGGATTAACAAGTAGGCTTTATCaattcgaaaatataatatactcgcggATAATCTGCGATACATGTTTTTATTACGAAATATTTAGTTCTTAAACAGCGATAATACAAAATGCATTCTTCATATTGTACCCATATCTTTTTCTAAAACACTCAAAATACcaagaactatatattataattttaaagtttaattttagtgaacataataataatttgaccattattattacaataataatatcttattcgGACAATCAGCATAATGTTGTATTACACATGTCTTTAAACATTGATGACGTCGATcgtctaacaataataatataatgtgtaacgACGTGTATAAATGAACAACtcttttttactacctatatactgtaCTACAGAAACGTACATGATTTATGACTTTTACAATAtctacgattttttttcattacgctGCACTACAACAGCTATTAAAAGTCACTGTTGACTAAACGAtaatcgtaaatattatattatttatgtacctaccattaTGTGTGTGTACACCTACATGGTAAATACAATTGTTCAATAGGACTGTGGCGCCACgtgaaatagtattttattattagatattgtatttacaaactATCGCTTGCACGTAGCCAAAACTAATTGTAgcaggaaatattttattttttgaaccaaattttaatgacattagGTGAAATTGGACATTCATGATCCAGTTATCGTAAATGCAATTACAATGCATAGTTATACATGAGTACATGACAAtcttacaaataaaatgtcattaattgCATAACATGCAGCtgtcagaataaaaaaatattaactattcaaaaacatattataattgtggtGCGTTAAATGTAAGTAGGCATACCTAACCTTGTAAATATAAAGTTTGTTTATCAAATGCCAATAAATATGATTTCCGAACAcgatattaacaaattatagttagcaattattaataaattaagatttgaaattGATGTCACATTTGGTGCAGTTATCtaaatacctatcataataaagttttaataggACTACAGACAATATATGAacaccaattaaaaataattgttgagtGATACATACGGCTAGAAATTgagaattacaattttaatcttGATCATTGTTTCTCTGTAAAGAATAAtagaaaacttataatatacattttttaactcatCAGGCATCACCTACTTTTTATTGGTTTTCTTCCATTCATATCGTAACAAACTACTTAGAACCGAATAatacaaatgaataaaatacacAAGGTATAGAACGTATCAGTTGTTGTAAATTGCACATAtcacaatgtaatattatgtcgacGAGAGTGCATAGTCGTAGAAATGGGTATATTGATACACGTGGGAGTGACATTGATCGGAGTACGATCGAACAATACACTCCATagtaagataatattttcaaattagcTCGCGTGTCTTGTCACTCGCGAAACTCATCTGAACACAATTACTGATCTACGATTGAGTTTTCCAATTTTTGTTTGTTCGATATTTGCCCAATGggttttatcaaaatgtattaattttatatattttgtaaagtgAAAACATTCACGTTTTGTCGACTCCGGGGGGAAAACGTATAGTGCCTCGTGTTTAAATAATCACACGAGCAATAATGGTCCACAAGGCCACCGGAACACGGACAGGCACCCGAACACACATAAAtgcacacaacaataatattatattatattattatacctgccgCGGCCGACGTCGTGAAGATGATACCTGCCTACTATCTGTACTTTCACCGCGGTTGTTGTTAACACCTCTTGTAGTCTCGTGTTTATATACGATTTCTCGCGGAGATTCTATCGAAACAATTGAATATATACCACTACTAGTTGTTTGCTGCGATTAAAACGGCTAATGACcgttattactttttaactaCTGCCCCGCGGAGCTAATTTCTCGGGAACAAAACGCCCTAGCCCAGATTGATATTCAAACGCCCGTTTTTCCGATGAATAATAACGTCAACAATCGAGTACGGTTGCATAATATGGGTATTCCAACATTTGTGAATTATTTCGTGGCGCCTTTCAGTCCGCTCTACAGTGTGCGTTTCGAATTTCTTTCGTGTTGAGTAAGTTATAAACTATACGTTCGCATTGACCATATATTTTCCGTTGGCCCGCATCACTGTCGCAGACGTCGTTTGTAACGtaatacagttaattttttttttgtgggtggTCATTTTTTCGGAATTTACTACCAAACCAGTTTGTAAAAGTGTTACGGACGAAGACAAATAACACGCAAATGCTCGGAGAAAGATAAGACCCGAGGTGTCAAACCAGTTTGTTCGATCCGAAAAATAATACGTacgataatttatgtatatgtttCACCGTCGCGGCTGTACACTTAAAATAGGAAACTAGCGGACTTCGGTGCGTGTTAAACAGTTCccgtatttgtatttaattacacGACCAGTGAATCCGTGTGTCATATAAATTCTATcaatgttattaatatgtttcTGATCTACCGACCACGGTACACGAACCGGATGCTACCTATAACGTGTCCgcctaattatatatacaaaaaacttaaaaatcgaaaatgaccCGGGAGAAAGTATAATATCATGGGCAGtatctacttattttattgaattataacgGAGGAGGTGTCCATactggtatacataatatgatgacCGCGAGTTCTTGGTTTACCGTTCAAAGCTTCGACAACACACAGTaacaattatattctattaataatgataataataatattaaatagatctGCATAAAACTCGTTTACAAGACAACCggtcgtacctacctatattatgcactCCCAAACACAACATTTGAAAAAACCGTTAATGGTCTTAACGGGAATTATTAGCGATTTAATACTTCCATAAAATTAGTTATGTGGATGCATATACAGTTAATGCATCGACGAGTAAtaggataattattatttattatattcaaataacatTTCACACGTATAGAGCGTAAATAGCAGTGCGCGAAATGAAAACACGTATGATAacgtattataaaacattatcacATCTCGTGTAGGTAATTGGTACGttgagtataaaattattatgcgtagtaaaatattatttttacccgtattgttacttgttttttttgtctttttatgTGTTCAAAACATAACGAGTGTttaatgttgaatatttttgcTCAATGAAACCTATGTGATAcgtttagaataattattaaaaattactattgtacgcgaattttattttcatcacgACTTgttacaaaaatgttattttaaaatgcgtTTAACGCTTATTaattacacaaaattatttagagcgtaaaatataaaagtgaattgatcatattaatttgattttaactttttgtttaatattttccatacaCCTACTTTCATAGCACTCGTACATTACTATTACCTATGTGAAAATAACGAAAGCAaatctaataatctaatattgtaatattaatgacCAGTTTAAAATCCGAATAGTCACAACAGGTGCAGCGTACTTCAAAATTCTGATATGAGTTATTACAACTAGTACAacctatacctacacatattttaacGCTGGAAATTATCGTGTAAATTGTACTTTTTACTTGATACCTACTGAGTGCCGGGAATTTATAAGCTTATTGGTATCTTACTTATATGACAAGGAATACGATGCGAttgaaacaaatacaaatacacgATATACAATTACCAAcaaatcatacataataatgaataatcaaagggttaaaaaataataagaatataacagCGTGTGCGTACAAATTTTAAGGGGACGttactttgttattttttcgaAGTGCATCGGACTTTACATGGGTAATACATTATTTGAGTACATTTtagtagatataaaataattacgagAGAAATCGCGGACAATAAAACAGGCCCTGGAatgtatttgacattttttttttaaataaagcatAGAATGTGGACTGTCTCCTTTGCATAATCTCTCTAGAAAAATTTTGCTGTCGGACTATGTACCCTCTAATGTTAAATTGTGTCAACCGGATTTTACCACACCggtaatcaattattatagcaTCCAGTTTTAATTTTCTACTCAAGTGTCTCTGAAATAAACCAGttttatacgaaaatataatatacactaaataAGATTGTcggatttatttttcttaagcactagatatctatttttttttgtaattcaccTTTTCTTTTCGATAAACTCTAAAAACGTGCCTTGTAGTGAAAGCtaaagaatttaaattgaaataccattatatgtatatagtgcataatataagtcatatatatacctatttttttttatatataaaagatCAACTTAAAAAtctttataggtacatatcatttttttttactcaaaaaatgttaattttatgtctacgatgtttaacttttaaatatactcttatcgattttattattacatctgAAATCGTTATAATCATTTAACGaaatatgtataagtacaatgtacataatttattttaatttataacaagttattcatttaatcaaccatttttaaaatgactgaaagtatttaaattcgtagtttaataattaataatttcatttacatgtaggtacctatttaaattttatacaatcaCTAACAAGAGAAGATAATCGATAATTTACATTCGTTAATTCTTATGACAACCATTAATAAATCACtctcaaaaaataacaaatttaaattatattttcttatttaaatattcaaatgttgttaaaataaaaatctaacacTGGTTTATATTTATCCATTGGCAATTAGATAATTGCCGTGTGATTTTGCTGTTTTCGTACTTACACGTTTTCACTCACCCCATTGAACACTCGTCCGGTTTTGTACGCATATATAGATAATTGGACATATGGGCATGAAAGTTAGTGATGTGCAAGGTTAATGCCACTGTCAAGGGTATAATTTCCATAAGCAAGCCATTATTTATACgagtgtttttattatacttgattATATGTAGGCCAACTAGGTTTAAATCAACATGTCTTCGACTTGGGAACCGGTTGTAAATAAAGATAGATTGAAATCAActgacaataaattaattaaactaggTCACGTATCCGCCGCGCCGCGCCGTATGAAAGCAACCATTTTTTCGATCAACGACCTAAGCTCTCCACCAAGACTGTCTTGTTTGTCTCGAATAATTCCGTTTTCTGAGCATTCCAACTATTCCagttttcttcttcttctataATGTCATAGgtgcatataaattaaatatactaaactCGGAGCGATTAAATTAATgcgttgattttatttatttaatttttttaaaaattaattttagtcttgataaaaatataatgtgcttAATTTTAAACCTTTTTATTTTCGTAGGAAGGGGACATCATAAGAAAAAGAAGATCCAAAAGGAAATCAAGAAATTCGTGTTGAAGGTTCTGTTCGGTATCTATCTGTTCAAGCAAAAGATCAAGATGATCATCATGACAATCCAATCGATATTGATGAGCAAGTTCTTGGTTGTCGCAATGATCTACGCCATTTCCAACACATTCAAGATCTGGTACGATATCAAGTGGGGCAAGCACGGTCACCACGACAAAGTTGTGTACTACGAGAATGCCCACCACCAGCACCATTATGAGCCCCCAGAGCACGGCGAGTACGACGACCATCACGGTTGGGGAAGCAGCGTCTGGGGTAGGAGTATTGTGGCCACCGAAGCTTCTGTAATGGAACCGTCTAGTGGTGGTTCACCAGGTTCTCAAGATGGCATCAGCCGTTATATCAGACGCGTGTCCAGGACCGCACAACCCCAGGCTGGTGCACAAGCCATGGCCTACGGAGGTCAAATCCCGAGTCAATAAACAGCCACACTTTCCAATATTTCTCTTCATACCCTAaccaaaaatagaaaatattaggacgtttttttttttatttttcccactATTATATTATCCGTATAGTATAAAGAGCGACGAGTGCAATACAACGCATAGTTGAAAATGCATTCGTCGGAGGCTAATTATTCCGAGGGATGAGCCGATCACGGGAATCGGCAATCTCATAGACAAACTCTATCgtctgactatattattatataaatcaaaagaCGTTGTGAGCAAACATTCTTATTCCATGGAAAGTAATTTTCCTGTAATTCCTAAACTaggccataatattatcattaacttgtaTGCActccttatttattataatatatacttttatttaattaggaTCGTAATCGTccttaacaaaataaaattagaattatatatagtttGACAACTCATTAGTCTGGTCAGttagattatatttaataattaatttgaaacttaTAGTGTTAGTGTAAAAGACTTTTGTttgtttacttaatttaaactaatatattattgcacttaaattaatgttaaaaaagttAGTTTGTCGTTTGTATGATAATCATACATGCCACATACCTATACGCAAATATAACAAACATGACATTTACGGGATAAAACCTGGCCTACGAAATTGCTCAATATTTTTGGATTCAATAACAATAGTTAAATGTCAATCGATGTAttgatttgatttatatatCATGAGGATGAtactaaaatgaaaattattatccagaataatgatattacgcattcatattatatacttattgtacaatttatttatttatttatttatttatttatattaatttattatatttttttttacattgtaaaataaaagttttcatCCGAATAGTTTGGTTTTCCTACTACCTATTtacttcaaatatatattacgatttacgatgtATATcgcaggtatattataatatatgaattttatacattatattgtactcAACAACAGTTAAGAATGCTAATTAAGTGTCTACAAAAATAGATACTACCAGCTAtctatataaattcataatacctAATCTGATCTATTGAGGTGCTGGTATGTTGTGTGACcgttgaacaaatatttacacAGAGAGGTACCGAAAgaactaaaacaaattaaacttaGGTGTAGAGCGAAAAGTGAaaagtgtatttattaaaattggaatgtttcaaaaaaattacagcGATGTTAAAAtcgttaatatataattaacattttcatattttgaccCAACACCAAATGTATTAGTAACAACTAGGTATATACGCAATAACAGAGAATTGATACGATTTATTAATGtggttagatttaaaaaaattatattttatctcattTCAATCATAGAGTACAATCATAGTAGGTTTTATTACCACTTATTtttgattcatatttaaatttgaatttaaaattgtttaacacTGTTAATTGTTTGCCATTCTGGCTAAACATTGTTGTAAGTTTCATCACGTTGAataaatatgaaacttttaacTACTTCTACTTTTTTGCCGCAGTTTACATTTCAACTTTTAGAAAAGGTTAATTCGAAACAATGTTAGTGTAGTTGTGCCCAATGACACTTTGTGCTGTACGCCGCGAAGAATATTGGCCTTTCGCATGTAGTAGCTACTTATGGGTAGGTAGATACCCTTAGAAATATCACTGCTATAgcattgatataatgatatttatccATTTTTGGTCAGATTTTTTAGTActgctataacaataatattaaaaagtgtcTCCTCGCGTTACGTGCAAAATGCAATCAACAATACTGCTAACTAGTGATGtgtattttcatgaaaatgtttttcaaaaatgtgtatttttatacttttttttataaatgtcgagagtataaacattttcctgcatttattagtttattgaatttttcattttatttattgtttgagtaaTTTCCACAATTTTACACTTACTACTTTTTATatgtagttattagttattacatattcaatattcattgtacctactacctagttaACACAAGACCATAAGTCAGAACTATTTatgattgataaatatattttatttaacatgtaggtatacctatatattttaattttagttcagtcatttaatttctaaataaataataaacatttaaccaACATATCAACTATACAACctaaaaaattgattatgttaagaaaaatacggaacaataacattttcaaagaaaattgaacatttcagaaaatttcaatgaaaataaacTTGTCAAGCCCTCATTTCTACGGCTACTTATAAATTGCAGTGCATAATGCACATTCGTAGATTTCCGCCAAtgtgatatacctattatggaTAGTGAATACCGTGTAATGAAATTTAACATAGGAATAAATCTCTCTGTGAACATACAccgaaaatgtttttaagatgtaaaaaattacatttgattaCTTTCCTCATTTTGGATAGTGAAAACCAATTTATAATCTAGAAAAGTGAACCAGTGAGTCATACTTAGGAATTGTTGGGCCTAGGGCTAATTTTTTGACGGGGCCCcttaatttaaagtataaattcagttttttttttactatttcgttttttatattcaatttatattttaggattataaataaatcataccaTAATTGTctgtaagttattttattatttaatgtttatggaTACAAATAAATcgtatatgagtataatatgacTGTATTACAGTTATATACGGGGGCCCATGTTTTGTCGAGCTGCAGCCTTAAGTAGGGCTCTGACTGTGAATATAGGTATCAActgtagaaataataaaataatatatcatcatcCAATTCATCCGTTTTAATGGATCTTATTACAGtctattaatactaaataccaatgaaaaatatgttacaattttttaatttgccggcattcaaaatttaaacgttataatctGACCAGGGCAGATTTGATCTCCGGGTAATAGGTTATTAGACACTTTAAggttatgtattaataaaaatatgataaataataaaaaaaataaaacattcaccacttacaaaattaaaattaaattaaacactaatttcgtttttaaaaggtaatttttcgaAATGTTCAGGACAGTTTAGGTACTAgttttggtaaaattattatgtgaaaatgCAGATTTTAGAATATTGTTCTACCCCTATGGATGCAATGATTAAtcatcaaaatgaaaaaatatctgCAAAAGTCTACCTAGCTTCAgtccattttttgtttttgaataatcttagttaaaattgtatattgtagatTCGattaaaaacaagaaatatgccacataatatgtaggtacagtatATTAGACGCATGTGGAACATGTGATAGGTTTCCTcctttattatacttgtataggtaatactaaACTGTCTTACGTCATTCATACTTATattaaacacacatttttatgtaaacatttttcaagtACTTGTCTCGCATAATTCAAACCCCGTAATATTACTCTTcggaaatataatatgcactctTCTTTGAATggggaaaaataattaaaactgtttataattatttaaattgaatagacACATGTCATGTAATCTAATATTGTGTTGAAATTACAGTGACCGTCTCCGGTATAGGAACAAcaacgattattttaaaataaattatttatattatttttcaggtGTACTATTGTCTGTGTTTTCCGGTCGTTTGATAGGAATaactactaataagtaataataattaaaattacggTTACGAGTGACGTCACTGAATGTGTTTACAAtagatacattattacattttatatttattatttaattggcGCATAGCATATttgtacagttatataataataatatacaatataggtataatagtaggtatatatttaacgTTTTTACAGACTTCACGTTTCTACACGTATTTTATCGTTAATATAACCAAATAGAcaatagataaatttaattaaaaatttaaaaatgttgcagCTTGAAGTTTTGAGCTCTTTAGTATTGTTGTTGGGTGCCCGTTCGCCGCAAAACAATTCATTGAAAACGATGCTGAGCGGAGACGGTCCATTAGCAGCTATTGCCTTTATCAAgtttatttcatgatattatatttaagtaactttTAAGGTGATTCAATAccatgattttctgttttttctaacacacgcgtgacatagtattttagacgtgttttttgccaaacataccaattgatctaatgaagtgataagaattctaaaaacagatttcaAATTGTCGTCAAGTCCAcctgaaatcgactttcccacacttttgatttttttgattttaacttctccgaaaattgaaatacaacaatatttaaatactctttttaaCTATGgcatttttaggaatttggggtataatatcaaa from the Acyrthosiphon pisum isolate AL4f chromosome X, pea_aphid_22Mar2018_4r6ur, whole genome shotgun sequence genome contains:
- the LOC100168188 gene encoding uncharacterized protein LOC100168188 — translated: MVKYAAAAAAALVLAVTVAAAVAAEQSAAPSAEQHPQHQNSGADGGDVSWTEVIACYKQPQAAIGCLESRMSRAMVSMRDTAVGLAHSDPDAAAEDVAGVGDLVQQIGEFITYGMSSYFRGGSSDEDETAAQSAGGSPVNAPKDLDEGRGHHKKKKIQKEIKKFVLKVLFGIYLFKQKIKMIIMTIQSILMSKFLVVAMIYAISNTFKIWYDIKWGKHGHHDKVVYYENAHHQHHYEPPEHGEYDDHHGWGSSVWGRSIVATEASVMEPSSGGSPGSQDGISRYIRRVSRTAQPQAGAQAMAYGGQIPSQ